Proteins encoded in a region of the Halobacteriovoraceae bacterium genome:
- a CDS encoding FAD-dependent oxidoreductase, giving the protein MKKVLIIGGGFAGCSSAHQLNLKGGYDVTLVEGAPFLGGGCRNLIYGGHPHTFGPRHFLTQNEKVFNFLDKYVPLRRCGEHIFLTYIHEDENFYNFPIHVDDIDRMPEKDKIKNELSRKTVEGIKAAKNLEEYWIASVGETLYYKMVDKYTRKMWLQETNTVFDEFKWSEKGVALKEGPRAAWDIAISAYPYGFDGYDPYFKIATEGTKVLLNTHISAFDIPNKKVRFNGEDHQYDYIINTISPDILFENCYGELPYIGREVHKIVLPIEEAFPKDVYFLYYGGDEKFTRIVEYKKFTKHKSPHTLLGIEMPSTNGRYYPLPILSEQEKAQKYFDLMPEGVFSIGRAGSYKYLVDIDDCIEQSWDVMEMIETGQRVEKAVHPVRMNSKL; this is encoded by the coding sequence ATGAAAAAAGTTTTAATTATTGGTGGTGGATTTGCAGGTTGCTCTTCAGCACATCAACTTAATTTGAAAGGTGGTTATGATGTCACTTTGGTTGAAGGAGCTCCCTTTTTAGGAGGAGGCTGCAGAAACCTCATCTATGGTGGACATCCACACACTTTTGGGCCTAGACACTTTCTCACACAAAATGAAAAAGTTTTTAATTTCCTTGATAAATATGTCCCTCTTCGTCGATGTGGAGAACATATCTTTCTCACATATATTCACGAAGATGAAAACTTTTACAATTTTCCAATCCATGTGGACGATATTGATCGGATGCCAGAAAAAGATAAAATTAAAAATGAGCTTTCTCGCAAAACAGTAGAAGGAATTAAGGCCGCAAAAAACTTAGAAGAATACTGGATTGCCTCTGTTGGAGAAACTCTCTATTACAAGATGGTAGACAAATATACTCGCAAAATGTGGCTACAAGAAACCAATACCGTATTTGACGAGTTTAAATGGTCAGAAAAAGGTGTGGCCCTGAAAGAAGGACCAAGGGCCGCATGGGATATTGCAATTTCCGCATATCCTTATGGTTTTGATGGTTATGATCCCTATTTTAAAATAGCAACTGAGGGCACAAAAGTTCTTCTCAACACCCATATCTCTGCGTTTGATATTCCTAATAAAAAAGTTCGATTCAATGGAGAAGATCATCAGTACGATTATATCATTAACACGATTTCTCCTGATATCTTATTTGAAAACTGCTATGGTGAACTACCTTATATTGGACGAGAAGTTCATAAAATAGTTCTTCCCATTGAAGAGGCCTTCCCGAAAGATGTTTATTTCCTATACTATGGTGGCGATGAAAAATTCACAAGAATTGTAGAATACAAAAAATTTACAAAACATAAATCTCCCCACACTCTTTTAGGGATAGAGATGCCTTCAACAAATGGGCGTTACTATCCACTTCCCATTTTGTCTGAACAAGAAAAAGCTCAAAAGTATTTTGATCTCATGCCTGAAGGAGTTTTCTCTATCGGTAGAGCAGGGAGCTACAAGTATCTTGTCGATATTGATGACTGTATTGAACAATCATGGGACGTAATGGAGATGATTGAAACTGGTCAAAGAGTTGAAAAAGCTGTTCATCCAGTTAGAATGAACTCAAAATTATAG
- a CDS encoding SIS domain-containing protein, producing the protein MKVKGQLMKFPIDKNFETFSSNFNGYIETLRHVASQIKEEDLNKLFALVCEVIDQGKTIFSIGNGGSCAISNHLKCDFYKGLATDTGLMPKVRSLSTDLPLMTALANDISYDEVFNYQVQRDVSQGDMLLAISSSGNSENILRALETAKKKEAKTVLFCGFSGGKGKDIADLSIHTKVENYGITEDLHQSLMHTLAQFARLKNLQTDCQVENIKF; encoded by the coding sequence ATGAAAGTAAAAGGCCAGTTGATGAAATTTCCCATTGATAAAAATTTTGAGACGTTTAGTTCCAATTTTAACGGGTATATAGAAACATTGCGCCATGTGGCATCGCAAATCAAAGAAGAAGATCTTAACAAACTTTTTGCACTTGTATGTGAAGTTATCGATCAAGGAAAGACAATATTTTCAATCGGAAATGGCGGATCATGCGCCATCTCAAATCATTTAAAATGCGACTTTTACAAAGGTCTGGCCACAGACACCGGGCTTATGCCCAAAGTGAGAAGTCTAAGCACTGATCTTCCACTCATGACCGCACTGGCCAATGACATTTCCTATGATGAAGTTTTTAACTACCAAGTCCAAAGAGATGTCTCTCAAGGAGATATGTTACTTGCAATTTCTTCTTCAGGAAATTCTGAAAATATCCTTAGAGCTTTGGAAACGGCCAAGAAAAAAGAAGCTAAAACAGTCTTATTTTGCGGTTTTAGTGGTGGCAAAGGGAAAGATATTGCCGATCTAAGCATTCATACAAAGGTTGAAAACTACGGCATCACTGAAGATCTTCATCAATCACTTATGCACACACTTGCACAGTTTGCGAGACTTAAAAATTTGCAAACTGATTGTCAGGTAGAAAATATCAAATTTTAG